The Besnoitia besnoiti strain Bb-Ger1 chromosome Unknown contig00014, whole genome shotgun sequence genome contains a region encoding:
- a CDS encoding putative elongation factor TS (encoded by transcript BESB_025460), giving the protein MLASVVCGCALSFFLLHLPFSVLTLKTPEQPAALPAPPYNFPQLAQNRDVEAATCRALWCSLERRGAARGQRHSVYGHFSFHRVATSNSCTPPSFRSYLACLSPRSFPVSHPVSTLQPLRAYHRLRADGGQSLGCRDPNVTDPLLGCCFVSAPLVSNANFLAAPVFSSVKTLRTKGSAPLTLAASQGAKGLSQLEPLCAVTASEDPHGVSPCAVVPASPHKAFLSSPAALNVASLPHSFLFSSAACAAGGRSSSCVAAAPTSADSAASSPPASSSLELLKKLRALTNSSVSICKEALAASNGDIRGAVDWLRQRGSAAGAAAAAAASLSANHGREGVIAVASWRARVVRSAGASSRAPNARRDGDEATVNQTAEGGDLKSAAEARDGGDATCAQKQGAGVDAEAGGDAGEWEGKVMIKVTCDTDFVARNDQVKSFAQRAATILADLARRKIASRTAVEQSESLGESEYSAPEDSSGTRSASPAFPESGPALVKYLLNASWPSSGKAGGRAVHGVPSATGKMPDEDVGTPDEGHSKRGRLVRDELHFLSSLVGERIVIEDAASLASHVGKGAVGLYLHDRMGDNVGSIGVLVELEMSAATGERGRPAAEQQMRKQGQLGCRPNHCSEARERADKLTGMAEKIGMQVAASKPLAVDVASLDRDLYEREVRACRAQAEGSGKPPAVIEKMVAGRLKKWFKEVVLSEQTWLLDDRGKPSPSVGACDRASGLLSSTPEDATLLYAEITDEQRSNIVKSSATTPYFLTINHFSGLARCRYVPTGRAFMSLIRFIKTLSMATLASGTTVPHALQTFFVDSFGLPIVKPAGRDHADRAVDGLPGDCAGHREWSKNEAVASPSA; this is encoded by the exons ATGCTGGCCTCAGTcgtgtgcggctgcgccctttcttttttcctcctGCACCTTCCGTTCTCCGTTCTCACGCTGAAGACGCCAGAACAACCCGCGGCTCTTCCCGCTCCCCCCTACAATTTTCCTCAGCTTGCACAGAACAGGGATGTagaggcggcgacgtgtCGCGCCCTCTGGTGTTCGCTGGAACGCCGAGGGGCTGCCCGAGGGCAACGACATTCTGTCTATGGGCACTTTAGCTTCCATCGGGTCGCGACGTCCAATTCTTGTACGCCGCCGTCCTTCCGCTCATACCTCGCgtgcctgtcgccgcgctcgtTTCCTGTTTCCCATCCAGTTTCCACCttgcagccgctgcgtgcttaccaccgcctccgcgccgatGGAGGACAATCGCTAGGGTGTCGGGACCCGAACGTTACCGACCCGCTTCTTGgctgctgcttcgtctcAGCTCCTCTGGTCTCAAATGCGAACTTCCTTGCAGCTCCTGTGTTCTCAAGTGTGAAGACCTTGAGGACCAAAGGGAGCGCGCCTCTGACGCTTGCTGCCTCCCAGGGGGCGAAGGGGTTGTCTCAGTTAGAGCCCCTCTGTGCAGTAACGGCATCTGAAGACCCCCATGGTGTGTCTCCTTGCGCGGTAgtgcccgcgtcgccgcataAGGCCTTTCTgtcttcgcctgctgcgctgaATGTGGCTAGTTTGCCTCATTCTTTCCTGTTTTCTtcggccgcgtgcgcggcgggcggtcGCTCTAGTTCGTGCGTAGCCGCAGCCCCTACTTCCGCGGATTcggctgcttcctcgcctcctgcgtcgTCATCTTTGGAGCTGTTGAAGAAACTTCGTGCCCTGACCAACAGCAGCGTGTCCATCTGCAAAGAGGCTCTCGCGGCCTCAAACGGAGAcatccgcggcgccgtggactggctccggcagcgcggctctgcggcgggggcggcagcggcagcggcggccagCCTCAGCGCCAATCATGGACGAGAAGGGGTGATAGCGGTTGCTTCGTGGAGGGCGCGAGTTGTCAGatccgccggcgcttcgtcgcgcgcgccaaATGCGCGGCGTGACGGAGATGAGGCAACAGTGAACCAGACAGCGGAAGGCGGTGATTTGAAGTCCGCAGCGGAAGcacgcgacggaggcgacgccacgTGCGCCCAGAAGCAGGGGGCAGGAgtcgacgcggaggcgggcggggaTGCCGGAGAATGGGAGGGAAAAGTGATGATCAAGGTAACCTGCGATACAGATTTTGTTGCTAGGAATGACCAAGTCAAGTCTTTCGCCCAGCGCGCGGCTACCATCCTCGCAGATCTTGCTCGTAGAAAAATCGCAAGCAGAACTGCGGTGGAGCAAAGCGAGAGCCTAGGAGAATCCGAGTACAGCGCGCCTGAAGATTCATCAGGAACGCGATCGGCATCTCCGGCATTCCCTGAGTCAGGACCTGCTCTCGTCAAGTACCTTCTGAACGCCTCCTGGCCTTCTTCAGGCAAAGCGGGAGGACGGGCGGTGCATGGCGTACCTTCTGCCACAGGCAAGATGCCTGATGAGGACGTCGGAACGCCCGACGAAGGACACAGCAAACGGGGTCGCTTGGTTCGCGACGAGCTACATTTCCTCAGCTCTCTGGTCGGAGAGCGAATTGTCATCGAGGACGCCGCAAGTCTGGCGTCACACGTGGGAAAAGGCGCTGTGGGACTGTACCTGCATGACAGAATGGGCGACAACGTTGGAAGTATAGGCGTGCTGGTGGAGTTAGAGATGTCGGCCGCGACAGGAGAACGAGGCCGGCCCGCAGCAGAGCAGCAAATGCGGAAACAAGGACAACTCGGGTGCAGACCGAACCACTGCAGTGAGGCGAGGGAAAGAGCGGATAAACTTACTGGAATGGCAGAGAAGATCGGCATGCAGGTCGCAGCATCAAAACCCCTAGCTGTG GATGTGGCCTCCTTGGATCGAGATCTGTACGAGCGCGAGGTTCGCGCTTGCCGTGCTCAGGCAGAGGGAAGCGGAAAGCCGCCAGCCGTCATAGAGAAGATGGTGGCAGGCAGATTGAAAAAGTGGTTCAAGGAAGTTGTTCTGTCCGAACAG ACATGGCTGCTGGACGACAGGGGCAAGCCG AGCCCGAGTGTGGGAGCATGTGACAGAGCGAGCGGATTGCTGTCCTCTACACCTGAAGATGCTACCCTGCTCTATGCGGAAATCACGGACGAGCAGCGATCTAATATAGTCAAAAGCTCGGCCACGACGCCATACTTTTTGACGATTAACCACTTTTCTGGAC TTGCACGTTGTCGCTACGTCCCAACAGGGCGTGCTTTCATGTCGTTGATTCGCTTCATCAAAACACTTAGCATGGCGACTCTGGCTTCGGGTACAACGGTCCCGCACGCgctccagacgttcttcgTCGACAGCTTCGGGCTGCCAATCGTTAAACCAGCTGGACGTGACCATGCAGATCGAGCTGTTGACGGCCTCCCGGGCGATTGTGCCGGGCACCGGGAATGGTCGAAGAACGAAGCAGTTGCTTCCCCATCTGCATAG